Proteins from a genomic interval of Providencia stuartii:
- a CDS encoding hemolysin family protein has translation MLNSLLIVLLLCAISAFFSLSEISLAASRRIKLKLMADEGNINAARVLKLQEMPGMFFTVVQIGLNAVAILAGIVGESAFSPALQDIFINFLSPEWAQQTASILSFTIVTSLFILVADLTPKRIGMVKPEAIAVRIVNPMRLCLTLLSPLVWFFNGLANLIFKIFKLPTARNEDITSDDIFAVVEAGAVAGVLRKQEHELIENVFELESRTVPSAMTPRESIIYFDKDESEESIKHKISTEPHSKFLVCSGDIDHVIGYVDSKVLLNRVLNGQSLNLQDGVHIQNALMIPDTLSLSDTLEAFKANGVDFAVILNEYALVMGLITINDVMITLMGDLIGPGQEEQIISRDENSWLVEGGTPIEDVQRILDIDEFPDVSNYETIAGFMMYRLRKMPKRTDYVKYAGYKFEVVDIDNYKIDQLLVTRVTTPPAAVVVQAGKSNVETANAEQPTQQTKH, from the coding sequence ATGCTTAATAGTTTACTGATCGTTCTTTTATTATGTGCAATTAGCGCATTTTTTTCGTTGTCAGAAATTTCACTGGCAGCTTCTCGTCGTATCAAACTCAAGTTAATGGCCGATGAGGGCAACATTAATGCGGCACGAGTCCTGAAATTACAGGAAATGCCCGGTATGTTTTTTACTGTGGTTCAAATCGGCCTAAATGCGGTCGCCATCTTGGCAGGGATTGTCGGTGAATCTGCCTTTTCACCTGCATTACAAGACATTTTTATTAATTTCCTTTCTCCCGAGTGGGCACAACAAACTGCATCTATTCTGTCATTTACCATTGTCACCAGCCTATTTATTTTAGTGGCAGACTTAACCCCTAAACGTATTGGAATGGTAAAACCCGAAGCTATCGCTGTACGGATTGTTAACCCAATGCGTTTGTGTTTAACCCTACTCAGCCCACTAGTTTGGTTCTTCAATGGCCTTGCTAACTTGATTTTCAAAATTTTCAAGTTACCCACTGCGCGTAATGAAGATATCACTTCAGATGATATTTTTGCTGTTGTTGAAGCAGGCGCTGTTGCTGGCGTATTGCGTAAACAAGAGCATGAGTTGATTGAAAATGTCTTTGAACTGGAATCTCGCACGGTTCCATCGGCAATGACCCCGCGTGAAAGTATTATTTACTTTGATAAAGATGAATCCGAAGAGAGCATCAAACACAAAATTTCAACCGAGCCACACTCCAAATTTTTAGTGTGTAGCGGTGATATTGATCATGTCATTGGTTATGTTGACTCGAAGGTCCTATTAAACCGTGTATTGAATGGCCAAAGTCTTAATTTACAAGATGGTGTTCATATTCAAAATGCCTTAATGATCCCTGATACGCTCTCTTTGTCTGACACTCTTGAGGCCTTTAAAGCTAATGGCGTTGACTTTGCGGTGATCCTCAATGAATACGCTCTCGTTATGGGGCTGATCACAATTAATGATGTGATGATCACGTTAATGGGGGATCTTATCGGGCCAGGCCAAGAAGAGCAGATCATCTCACGAGATGAAAACTCATGGTTAGTTGAAGGCGGAACCCCTATTGAAGATGTGCAACGTATTTTGGATATTGATGAATTTCCTGACGTTAGCAACTATGAGACCATTGCTGGTTTTATGATGTATCGCTTAAGAAAAATGCCAAAGCGTACTGATTATGTCAAATATGCGGGGTATAAATTTGAAGTGGTTGATATTGATAACTACAAGATCGATCAATTACTTGTTACCCGAGTCACAACACCGCCAGCAGCCGTCGTGGTTCAAGCAGGAAAAAGTAACGTGGAAACGGCTAACGCAGAACAACCAACACAACAAACTAAGCATTAA
- a CDS encoding DUF1107 domain-containing protein has protein sequence MKIFNRYNPSKIALYVKTLFRGRIYIKGFGAFEFNYGKILPPKVGDKRHYNVMSEVNKQVLVLQSELG, from the coding sequence ATGAAAATATTTAACCGTTATAACCCATCCAAAATTGCACTCTACGTTAAAACGCTATTCCGTGGTCGTATCTACATCAAAGGCTTTGGGGCTTTTGAGTTTAATTATGGCAAAATCTTACCACCAAAGGTGGGCGACAAGCGCCACTACAATGTGATGAGTGAGGTGAACAAACAAGTATTGGTACTACAGTCTGAGTTGGGGTAG
- a CDS encoding YtfJ family protein, translated as MIKKSFLFACLLTLSSTALASPIQLNQSVPPVSVTDKGEMQLSPDGKFSYQEWKSQQLPGKVRTIQHIAGRSSAKELNAPLIEAIKKARFPHDTYQTTSIINADDAIFGTGVFVSNSVEDSKKEFPYSQFIVDSDGVVKKAWSLTPESSAIILLNKEGKVLYFKDGALTEPEINKVITLIKAELGQ; from the coding sequence ATGATTAAGAAGAGTTTTTTATTTGCTTGCCTACTAACCCTCTCCTCTACCGCCTTGGCAAGCCCAATCCAACTTAACCAATCCGTTCCCCCTGTTTCAGTGACTGATAAAGGTGAAATGCAATTAAGTCCTGATGGAAAATTTTCTTATCAAGAATGGAAAAGCCAACAGCTACCTGGAAAAGTTCGGACAATTCAACATATTGCGGGGCGCTCTTCAGCTAAAGAACTCAATGCACCACTGATTGAAGCGATCAAAAAAGCCCGCTTTCCTCATGATACCTATCAAACAACCTCAATTATTAATGCCGATGATGCCATTTTCGGCACCGGTGTTTTTGTGAGTAATAGCGTTGAGGATAGCAAGAAAGAGTTTCCTTACTCACAATTTATTGTTGATAGTGATGGTGTCGTTAAAAAAGCATGGAGCCTCACCCCTGAAAGCTCAGCGATTATCCTATTGAATAAAGAAGGAAAAGTACTGTATTTCAAAGATGGGGCACTGACTGAACCTGAAATTAATAAAGTGATAACCCTGATAAAAGCAGAACTAGGACAATAA
- the qseC gene encoding quorum sensing histidine kinase QseC: MKTFSLRLKLTLILLLLALMTWGIASLLAWHQTYKTINELFDTQQMVFAKRLSVLPSDLDFNNTSLAKTKKILRKNRGHQDDDALAFAIFTPQGEMVLNDGDNGRKIPFSFSREGFTEGKIKGSDDEWRFVWLKSSEGQYIIAVGQEWEYRQDLAMDIMVAQFLPWLIALPTLLIVFLWLLTRALRPLHQVATQLYQRRPDELTSVQVERLPSEVKPMLDALNHLFERIQTMFARERQFTSDAAHELRSPLAALKVQAEVVQIAGQDSAIREHAVANLSEGIDRATRLVDQLLTLSRLESLSQLDDIEQLSWLALIQSSIKDIELEAKAAQVTIDVSVLSEPSSFTGQRLLLAILLRNILHNAIRYGKTGGKVEIELNNNDLTIKDDGAGVPLEVLKRLGERFYRPAGQEKTGSGLGLSIVKRIAELHHFKLAFTNGENGGFCVKIHWS, translated from the coding sequence ATGAAAACCTTTAGTTTACGTTTAAAGCTAACGCTGATACTGCTGTTACTTGCCTTAATGACATGGGGTATCGCGAGTTTACTCGCATGGCATCAAACCTATAAAACCATTAATGAATTATTTGATACCCAGCAAATGGTTTTCGCCAAACGCTTATCCGTATTACCTTCTGACCTTGACTTTAATAATACGTCATTAGCAAAAACGAAAAAAATCTTACGTAAAAATCGGGGCCATCAAGATGATGATGCACTGGCATTCGCTATTTTTACACCTCAAGGCGAAATGGTCCTCAACGATGGTGATAATGGGCGTAAAATTCCCTTCAGTTTTTCTCGGGAAGGTTTTACTGAAGGCAAAATTAAAGGGAGTGATGACGAATGGCGTTTTGTCTGGTTAAAGTCCTCGGAAGGGCAATATATTATTGCAGTAGGGCAAGAGTGGGAATATCGGCAAGACCTGGCAATGGACATTATGGTTGCTCAGTTTTTGCCTTGGTTAATCGCTTTACCGACGCTGTTGATTGTATTTTTATGGTTATTAACCCGAGCATTGCGCCCCTTACATCAAGTGGCTACTCAGCTCTATCAACGGCGGCCAGATGAATTAACGTCGGTTCAGGTCGAACGCTTGCCGTCAGAAGTTAAGCCTATGTTAGATGCGCTTAACCACTTATTTGAACGGATCCAGACGATGTTTGCCCGCGAACGGCAATTTACCTCCGATGCGGCACATGAGTTACGTAGCCCATTAGCCGCCCTTAAAGTTCAGGCTGAAGTCGTGCAAATAGCAGGGCAAGACTCAGCAATCCGCGAACATGCGGTGGCCAATTTATCCGAAGGTATCGATAGAGCAACACGCCTTGTTGACCAACTCCTGACACTTTCGCGCTTAGAATCACTGTCACAACTGGACGATATTGAGCAGCTATCATGGCTTGCATTAATTCAGTCATCAATTAAAGATATTGAGTTAGAGGCTAAGGCGGCACAAGTTACCATTGATGTCAGTGTGCTCAGTGAACCATCATCATTTACAGGACAACGTTTGTTATTAGCTATCTTACTGAGAAATATACTGCATAATGCGATCCGTTATGGGAAGACGGGTGGGAAAGTTGAAATAGAATTAAATAATAATGACCTAACGATTAAGGATGATGGGGCGGGAGTTCCGCTAGAGGTGCTGAAGCGATTAGGTGAACGTTTTTATCGTCCAGCAGGGCAAGAAAAAACGGGCAGTGGATTAGGATTATCGATTGTTAAACGTATCGCTGAATTACATCATTTTAAATTAGCGTTTACGAATGGTGAAAATGGCGGTTTTTGTGTGAAAATACATTGGTCATAA
- the qseB gene encoding quorum sensing response regulator transcription factor QseB yields the protein MRILLIEDDRLIGDGLKVGLSQLGFTIDWFTDGKQGQVALLDAPYDAVILDLSLPSLDGMDILKYWRQEGRDEPVLILTARDALDQRVQGLQQGADDYLCKPFALAEVAARLQALIRRRSGQLSPILKHGDVEMDPVAMTVTCHGKFIELKSKELSLLSLFLHNPNKVLSRTMIEEKLYNWDEEVSSNAVEVHIHHLRRKLGSGFIRTVHGVGYRLGEAV from the coding sequence ATGCGTATTTTGCTGATAGAAGATGACCGATTAATTGGTGATGGTTTAAAAGTGGGCTTAAGCCAGTTAGGCTTTACCATTGATTGGTTTACTGATGGAAAACAGGGGCAAGTTGCGCTACTTGATGCACCATACGATGCCGTGATCCTCGATCTTTCTCTACCGAGTTTAGACGGCATGGATATTTTGAAATATTGGCGTCAAGAAGGGCGCGATGAGCCTGTTCTCATACTGACTGCCAGAGATGCATTGGATCAGCGTGTTCAGGGGTTACAGCAAGGTGCCGATGATTATCTCTGTAAACCTTTTGCCCTCGCTGAGGTTGCCGCGCGGTTACAGGCTTTAATTCGTCGGCGAAGCGGGCAGTTATCACCCATACTCAAACATGGTGATGTAGAAATGGATCCTGTGGCGATGACGGTAACTTGTCATGGTAAATTTATCGAATTAAAAAGCAAAGAGTTATCCTTGTTATCGCTATTTCTACATAATCCAAATAAGGTGTTGTCCCGAACGATGATAGAGGAAAAATTATATAACTGGGATGAAGAAGTATCGAGCAATGCTGTTGAGGTGCATATTCATCATTTACGCCGCAAATTAGGATCGGGTTTTATCCGGACGGTTCATGGTGTTGGTTACCGTTTAGGTGAAGCGGTATGA
- a CDS encoding YgiW/YdeI family stress tolerance OB fold protein — protein sequence MKTLPLITLIAALASAPVLAVNGGFDGPGATQNTTAQTSQSGGFTGPSSGETTVAKALDLSDDSWVILRGNIVKQLDQKHYEFTDGTGTINLEISPKRWNGLNVTPKDKVEIRGKIDKDWNSREVEVKQIQLIK from the coding sequence ATGAAAACATTACCTTTAATTACCTTGATTGCGGCATTAGCTTCTGCACCAGTACTGGCTGTAAATGGTGGCTTTGATGGACCAGGTGCAACCCAAAATACCACCGCTCAAACTTCCCAATCAGGTGGTTTCACGGGACCAAGTAGTGGCGAAACCACTGTCGCTAAAGCATTAGATCTCTCTGATGATAGCTGGGTAATTCTGCGTGGTAATATCGTTAAACAGTTGGATCAGAAACATTATGAATTTACCGATGGTACAGGCACCATCAATCTTGAAATTAGTCCAAAAAGATGGAATGGCCTTAACGTAACGCCAAAAGATAAAGTGGAGATCCGCGGTAAAATTGACAAAGATTGGAACTCACGAGAAGTGGAAGTGAAACAGATCCAACTGATTAAATAA
- a CDS encoding NUDIX domain-containing protein — protein MSTKIPQVRNIQETLLSDNWYTLKKYTYELQRRDGSWQQQTRESYDRGNGAVILLYNRVKNTIVLIRQFRFPLYINGYQHLLIEAAAGLLDNASPEQRIRAEAEEETGFRIEKIEKIFEAYMSPGSVTEKLYFYIAEYHDQDRISSGGGLAEEGEDIEVLEWPFPKALAAIKTGEIVDGKTIMLIQHLALNNILTH, from the coding sequence ATGTCGACTAAAATCCCTCAAGTTCGTAATATTCAAGAAACTTTGCTCTCTGATAATTGGTATACACTGAAGAAATACACTTATGAACTTCAGCGCCGTGATGGCAGTTGGCAACAACAAACCCGCGAATCCTATGATAGAGGAAATGGTGCGGTGATTTTGCTATACAATCGAGTGAAAAATACGATTGTACTGATCCGCCAGTTTCGTTTTCCTTTATATATTAATGGATACCAGCATTTACTCATCGAAGCCGCCGCTGGATTACTGGATAACGCCTCACCAGAACAACGTATACGTGCTGAAGCGGAAGAAGAAACCGGATTTCGTATTGAAAAAATTGAAAAAATTTTTGAAGCTTATATGAGCCCAGGCTCTGTAACTGAAAAACTGTATTTTTATATCGCAGAATATCATGACCAAGATCGAATTAGCTCAGGTGGTGGCCTTGCTGAAGAAGGTGAAGATATTGAGGTATTAGAGTGGCCATTTCCTAAAGCATTGGCCGCCATAAAAACGGGCGAAATTGTCGATGGTAAAACCATCATGCTTATTCAGCATCTTGCCTTAAATAATATTTTAACTCATTAA
- the mqo gene encoding malate dehydrogenase (quinone): MSKPISEQVDIALIGAGIMSTTLGTFLKELEPSLNIAVFERLNDCAQESSHPWNNAGTGHAANCEMNYTPPNPDGTVDISKALEVNTEFDLSRQLWSYLVTKGKIKDPRDFIHPCPHMSFVWGEDNVKFLKQRYTQMSAHHCYQNMEYTEDPQQINEWAPLIMEGRDPKETIAMTRVATGADVDYGALTHLLMEQLSQQSGFAVHYKHEVIDIKRAADGRWNIEVKNLLTHEKTITTAKFVFIGAGGRAIELLQKSGIPEGKGYGGFPVSGIWLRCDNEEIAARHHAKVYGKADKGSPPMSVPHLDTRIIDGKRSLLFGPYAGFSSKFLKHGSYLDLFESVKLNNIEPMLAVAKDNWALAEYLVGQVLQTSAHQFAMLQQFYPEAQREDWKEVVAGQRVQIIKPDHDKKGILEFGTELITSADKSLTVLMGASPGASTAAFIALNVLKTCFADQLNSDGWEARLKEIIPTYGIDLKVDAKACLDIRAATAKVLKLDN; this comes from the coding sequence ATGAGTAAGCCTATTTCAGAACAAGTAGATATCGCGCTCATCGGTGCCGGTATCATGAGTACTACCCTCGGCACTTTTTTAAAAGAACTTGAACCATCACTGAATATTGCGGTTTTTGAAAGACTGAATGACTGTGCGCAAGAAAGTTCTCATCCTTGGAACAACGCCGGTACAGGTCATGCTGCAAACTGTGAAATGAACTATACGCCACCGAATCCAGATGGCACGGTTGATATCAGTAAAGCCCTTGAAGTGAATACCGAGTTTGATCTGTCTCGCCAACTCTGGTCTTACTTAGTCACGAAAGGCAAAATCAAAGATCCCCGTGATTTCATCCATCCTTGCCCACATATGAGCTTTGTTTGGGGTGAAGATAACGTCAAGTTTTTGAAACAGCGCTATACCCAGATGTCAGCTCACCACTGTTATCAGAACATGGAATACACTGAGGATCCGCAACAGATCAATGAGTGGGCACCACTGATCATGGAAGGCCGTGATCCAAAAGAAACCATCGCGATGACACGGGTTGCAACCGGTGCCGATGTGGATTACGGCGCGCTGACGCATCTATTAATGGAACAATTGAGCCAGCAGTCAGGTTTTGCTGTTCACTACAAACATGAAGTTATCGATATTAAAAGAGCCGCTGACGGCAGATGGAATATCGAAGTCAAAAACCTACTCACTCATGAAAAAACCATTACGACCGCTAAATTTGTCTTTATCGGTGCAGGCGGACGAGCTATCGAATTACTCCAAAAATCAGGTATTCCTGAAGGTAAAGGCTATGGTGGCTTCCCTGTTAGCGGTATCTGGCTACGTTGTGATAATGAAGAAATTGCAGCTCGCCATCATGCAAAAGTGTATGGCAAAGCAGACAAAGGCTCCCCACCTATGTCCGTTCCACACTTAGATACACGTATCATTGATGGTAAACGCTCATTATTGTTTGGTCCTTATGCTGGATTTTCTAGCAAATTCCTCAAACACGGCTCTTATTTAGATTTATTTGAATCGGTTAAATTAAATAACATAGAGCCAATGCTTGCCGTTGCTAAAGATAACTGGGCGCTAGCTGAGTACTTAGTTGGGCAAGTGCTCCAAACTTCAGCCCACCAATTTGCTATGCTGCAACAATTCTACCCAGAAGCACAGCGTGAAGACTGGAAAGAAGTGGTTGCGGGACAACGTGTTCAGATCATAAAACCAGATCACGATAAAAAAGGTATCCTAGAATTTGGTACTGAATTGATTACCAGCGCAGATAAGTCACTGACTGTCTTGATGGGCGCATCACCGGGTGCTTCTACCGCTGCGTTTATTGCATTGAATGTCTTGAAGACTTGCTTTGCGGATCAGCTTAATTCAGATGGCTGGGAAGCGCGTTTAAAAGAGATCATTCCAACTTATGGAATTGATTTAAAAGTCGACGCAAAAGCTTGCTTAGATATTCGCGCGGCAACGGCAAAAGTACTCAAGCTCGATAACTAA
- the cysQ gene encoding 3'(2'),5'-bisphosphate nucleotidase CysQ → MLKQICELAIDAGSAIMAIYTSQEPLHIDHKSDQSPVTEADIAAHNIITAGLTRIAPDIPQLSEEAPPSWDERKNWQRYWLIDPLDGTKEFIHRNGDFTVNIALIEKGIPIMGVVYAPAKGLLYYAEGNQAWKEEGGHKQPIHVKDSMPPIIVISRSHQDGELRDYLAQMGSHETVEIGSSLKFCLVAEGKAQLYPRFGPTNIWDTAAGHAVAIASGAKVLDWNGKTLDYTPRESFLNPGFRVTLF, encoded by the coding sequence ATGCTAAAACAAATTTGCGAATTGGCTATCGATGCAGGCTCCGCCATTATGGCTATTTATACCAGCCAAGAGCCGTTACATATTGATCATAAAAGCGATCAATCTCCTGTGACAGAGGCTGATATTGCTGCTCATAACATTATTACTGCCGGTTTAACACGTATTGCACCCGATATTCCTCAATTATCTGAAGAAGCGCCACCGTCATGGGATGAACGTAAAAATTGGCAGCGTTATTGGTTGATTGACCCTCTGGATGGAACAAAAGAATTTATTCATCGCAATGGTGATTTTACAGTCAATATTGCGTTGATTGAAAAGGGTATACCGATTATGGGCGTTGTTTATGCGCCCGCCAAAGGGTTACTCTATTACGCTGAAGGTAATCAAGCGTGGAAAGAAGAAGGTGGGCACAAGCAACCGATTCATGTTAAAGATTCAATGCCACCTATCATAGTGATCAGCCGCTCTCATCAAGATGGTGAATTGCGCGATTATCTTGCTCAAATGGGAAGCCATGAAACGGTTGAAATTGGTTCTTCATTAAAGTTTTGTTTAGTGGCAGAAGGCAAAGCGCAACTGTACCCGCGTTTCGGGCCAACCAATATTTGGGATACGGCAGCAGGGCATGCTGTGGCAATCGCATCCGGTGCTAAGGTTTTAGATTGGAACGGTAAAACGCTAGATTACACCCCACGAGAGTCTTTTTTAAACCCTGGTTTCCGTGTAACTTTGTTCTGA
- the fklB gene encoding FKBP-type peptidyl-prolyl cis-trans isomerase — MANPNFDSVEAQASYGIGLQIGQQLLESGLEGLEPAAILAGLTDALEGNMPSVPVEALHKALREIHERADAVRASRQEAMAAEGRAFLEENQKREGVSTTDSGLQFSVINQGEGAIPARTDRVRVHYTGRLIDGTVFDSSVQRGQPAEFPVSGVIQGWIEALTLMPVGSKWELYIPSELAYGERGAGASIPPFSTLVFEVELLEIL, encoded by the coding sequence ATGGCAAACCCAAATTTTGATTCAGTAGAAGCTCAAGCAAGCTATGGTATTGGCTTACAAATCGGTCAGCAATTATTAGAGTCTGGTTTAGAAGGCCTAGAACCTGCTGCTATTTTAGCAGGCCTCACTGATGCGTTAGAAGGTAATATGCCTTCAGTTCCTGTTGAAGCACTTCATAAAGCGCTACGTGAAATTCATGAGCGTGCAGATGCAGTCCGTGCTTCTCGCCAAGAAGCCATGGCGGCTGAAGGTCGTGCATTCCTTGAAGAAAACCAAAAGCGTGAAGGTGTATCAACCACTGATTCTGGTTTGCAATTCTCTGTGATTAACCAAGGTGAAGGTGCGATCCCTGCACGTACTGACCGTGTTCGCGTCCATTATACAGGTCGTCTCATTGACGGTACTGTTTTTGATAGCTCAGTTCAACGTGGCCAACCCGCAGAATTCCCTGTGAGTGGCGTTATCCAAGGTTGGATAGAGGCTCTGACTCTGATGCCTGTCGGTTCTAAGTGGGAACTGTACATCCCTTCTGAGCTGGCTTATGGTGAGCGTGGTGCAGGCGCATCTATCCCGCCATTCAGTACGCTAGTCTTTGAAGTCGAATTACTCGAAATTCTGTAA
- a CDS encoding LysM-like peptidoglycan-binding domain-containing protein: protein MLKFSRFHRIGITILAIIVIAALFWPTGDENQGNKTPQSQPQPIVVPPPTTPEIVTPTPSEEPIDNGQTEGAPAGVPAEPEIIQEPPVEQTPPEVTSPPTTTTPPKQTQQPATRPTTNEWQNYQIQKGKTLAQLFRDNHLQANDAFVMARVEGAEKPLSSLRQGQKIRLKANAKGEVQLLEITTAEGKTFSFARLSDGSYYRTP from the coding sequence ATGCTTAAATTTTCAAGATTTCATCGCATTGGTATCACTATCTTAGCGATTATCGTTATTGCAGCCCTTTTCTGGCCTACTGGTGATGAAAACCAAGGTAATAAAACACCTCAAAGTCAGCCACAGCCTATTGTTGTACCGCCACCAACGACTCCCGAGATAGTGACTCCCACACCATCAGAAGAACCAATAGATAACGGTCAAACGGAAGGTGCCCCCGCAGGCGTGCCTGCTGAACCAGAGATCATCCAAGAACCGCCAGTGGAGCAGACTCCACCTGAGGTTACATCACCACCAACGACCACCACACCACCAAAGCAGACACAACAGCCTGCAACTCGCCCTACAACCAATGAATGGCAAAATTATCAGATACAAAAGGGCAAAACATTGGCACAACTGTTTCGTGATAACCACCTGCAAGCCAATGATGCATTTGTTATGGCCCGTGTTGAGGGAGCGGAAAAACCTCTCAGTAGTTTACGGCAGGGTCAGAAAATACGTTTGAAGGCAAATGCAAAAGGGGAAGTACAGCTATTGGAGATTACGACCGCTGAAGGTAAAACATTTAGCTTTGCGCGTCTAAGTGATGGTAGTTACTACCGAACACCGTAG
- the rplI gene encoding 50S ribosomal protein L9, with translation MQVILLDKVANLGSLGDQVNVKSGYARNYLVPQGKAVPATKKNIEFFEARRAELEAKLADVLAAAQARAAAVTALGSVTLASKAGDEGKLFGSIGTRDIADAVTAAGVAIAKSEVRLPNGVLRTTGDHEVHFQLHSDVFAELNVIIVAE, from the coding sequence ATGCAAGTTATTCTGCTTGATAAAGTAGCTAACCTAGGTAGCCTGGGTGATCAGGTTAACGTTAAATCGGGCTATGCTCGTAACTACTTAGTTCCACAGGGCAAAGCTGTTCCTGCAACTAAGAAAAACATCGAATTCTTCGAAGCTCGCCGCGCTGAACTGGAAGCTAAATTAGCTGACGTTCTGGCAGCAGCTCAGGCTCGTGCAGCAGCTGTTACTGCGCTGGGTTCTGTTACTCTAGCTTCTAAAGCGGGTGACGAAGGTAAACTGTTTGGTTCTATCGGTACTCGTGACATCGCTGATGCAGTAACTGCTGCTGGCGTTGCAATCGCGAAAAGCGAAGTTCGCCTACCAAATGGCGTTCTGCGTACTACTGGTGACCACGAAGTTCACTTCCAGTTACACAGCGATGTTTTTGCTGAGCTGAACGTTATCATCGTTGCTGAGTAA
- the rpsR gene encoding 30S ribosomal protein S18, with protein MARYFRRRKFCRFTAEGVQEIDYKDIATLKNYITESGKIVPSRITGTRAKYQRQLARAIKRARYLSLLPYTDRHQ; from the coding sequence ATGGCACGTTATTTCCGTCGTCGCAAGTTCTGCCGTTTCACAGCGGAAGGCGTTCAAGAGATCGACTATAAAGATATCGCAACGCTGAAAAACTACATCACTGAAAGTGGTAAAATTGTACCAAGCCGTATCACCGGTACTCGTGCAAAATATCAGCGTCAGCTCGCTCGTGCTATCAAGCGCGCTCGCTACCTGTCTCTGTTGCCATATACTGATCGTCATCAGTAA
- the priB gene encoding primosomal replication protein N, whose product MFTNRLVLTGTVCKALIRKVSPSGIPHCQFVLEHRSQQQEAGLTRQAWCRMPIIVSGQTLQAHTHSITVGSRITVTGFISTHQGRNGLSKLVLHAEQIDLIDSGD is encoded by the coding sequence GTGTTCACTAATCGTTTGGTGCTCACAGGCACAGTCTGTAAAGCATTGATTCGAAAAGTGAGTCCGTCGGGTATCCCTCACTGCCAGTTTGTTTTAGAACATCGTTCACAACAACAGGAAGCAGGATTAACCCGACAAGCATGGTGCAGAATGCCCATAATTGTTAGCGGACAAACCTTACAAGCCCATACTCACAGTATAACGGTCGGCAGTCGAATTACAGTCACTGGTTTTATTAGTACCCATCAAGGGCGCAATGGATTAAGTAAACTGGTTCTTCATGCCGAGCAGATTGATTTGATAGATTCTGGAGACTAG
- the rpsF gene encoding 30S ribosomal protein S6, with the protein MRHYEIVFMVHPDQSEQVPGMIERYSAVITNAQGQIHRLEDWGRRQLAYPINKLHKAHYVLLNVEAPQEAIDELETNFRFNDAVIRSMVMRLKHAVTEASPMVKAKDERRSRDLADEYQDEEAEEAGDSEE; encoded by the coding sequence ATGCGTCATTACGAAATCGTTTTTATGGTCCATCCTGACCAAAGCGAACAGGTTCCGGGCATGATCGAGCGTTACAGTGCTGTAATCACTAACGCACAAGGTCAGATCCACCGTCTGGAAGACTGGGGCCGTCGTCAACTGGCTTACCCAATCAATAAACTGCACAAAGCTCACTATGTTCTGTTGAACGTAGAAGCTCCACAGGAAGCGATTGATGAGCTGGAAACTAACTTCCGCTTCAACGATGCCGTTATCCGCAGCATGGTTATGCGCTTAAAACACGCAGTAACAGAAGCTTCTCCAATGGTTAAAGCTAAAGACGAACGTCGTAGCCGTGACCTGGCTGATGAATATCAGGATGAAGAAGCTGAAGAAGCTGGGGATTCTGAAGAGTAA